Proteins encoded in a region of the Ursus arctos isolate Adak ecotype North America unplaced genomic scaffold, UrsArc2.0 scaffold_2, whole genome shotgun sequence genome:
- the SBK1 gene encoding serine/threonine-protein kinase SBK1, translated as MSVGCPEPEPPRTLPCCGPGTAPGLGAGVPLLTEDMQALTLRTLAASDVTKHYELVRELGKGTYGKVDLVAYKGTGTKMALKFVNKSKTKLKNFLREVSITNSLSSSPFIIKVFDVVFETEDCYVFAQEYAPAGDLFDIIPPQVGLPEDTVKRCVQQLGLALDFMHGRQLVHRDIKPENVLLFDRECRRVKLADFGMTRRVGCRVKRVSGTIPYTAPEVCQAGRADGFAVDTGVDVWAFGVLIFCVLTGNFPWEAASGADAFFEEFVRWQRGRLPGLPSQWRRFTEPALRMFQRLLALEPERRGPAKEVFRFLKHELTSELRRRPSHRARKPAGDRAPAAGPLRLEAPGPLKRTVLTESGSGSRPAPPAVGPAPAPVPVPVPVSVPVPEAGLAPPGPSGRTDGRPDKSKGQVVLATAIEICV; from the exons ATGAGCGTGGGCTGCCCAGAGCCCGAGCCACCCCGCACCCTGCCCTGCTGTGGGCCAGGGACTGCCCCTGGGCTGGGTGCAGGCGTGCCCCTCCTCACTGAGGACATGCAGGCGCTGACCCTCCGCACGCTGGCCGCCAGTGACGTCACCAAGCACTACGAACTCGTCCGGGAGCTGGGCAAGGGCACCTATGGGAAGGTCGACCTCGTGGCCTATAAGGGCACAG GCACGAAAATGGCGCTGAAGTTTGTGAACAAGAGCAAGACCAAGCTGAAGAACTTCCTGCGGGAGGTGAGCATCACCAAcagcctctcctccagccccttcaTCATCAAGGTCTTTGACGTGGTCTTCGAGACGGAAGACTGCTACGTCTTCGCCCAAGAGTACGCGCCTGCCGGGGACCTGTTCGACATCATTCCTCCTCAG GTGGGGCTCCCCGAGGACACGGTGAAGCGTTGCGTGCAGCAGCTGGGCCTGGCGCTGGACTTCATGCACGGGCGGCAGCTGGTGCACCGCGACATCAAGCCCGAGAACGTGCTGCTGTTCGACCGCGAGTGCCGCCGCGTGAAGCTGGCCGACTTCGGCATGACGCGCCGCGTGGGCTGCCGCGTGAAGCGGGTCAGCGGCACCATCCCGTACACGGCGCCCGAGGTGTGCCAGGCGGGCCGCGCCGACGGCTTCGCCGTGGACACGGGCGTGGACGTGTGGGCCTTCGGCGTGCTCATCTTCTGCGTGCTCACCGGCAACTTCCCGTGGGAGGCGGCGTCGGGCGCCGACGCCTTCTTCGAGGAGTTCGTGCGCTGGCAGCGGGGCCGCCTGCCGGGGCTGCCGTCGCAGTGGCGCCGCTTCACCGAGCCCGCGCTGCGCATGTTCCAGCGCCTGCTGGCCCTGGAGCCCGAACGCCGCGGGCCGGCCAAGGAGGTCTTCCGCTTCCTCAAGCACGAGCTCACGTCCGAGCTGCGGCGCCGGCCCTCGCACCGCGCGCGCAAGCCGGCCGGGGACCGCGCGCCCGCCGCCGGGCCGCTGCGCCTCGAGGCGCCCGGGCCGCTCAAGCGGACGGTGCTGACCGAGAGCGGCAGCGGCTCCCGGCCCGCGCCCCCAGCCGTCgggcccgcgcccgcgcccgtgCCGGTGCCCGTGCCGGTGTCCGTGCCGGTGCCCGAGGCCGGCCTGGCGCCCCCGGGGCCCTCCGGCAGGACCGACGGACGCCCGGACAAGAGCAAAGGGCAGGTGGTGCTGGCCACAGCCATCGAGATCTGCGTCTGA